The following proteins come from a genomic window of Solwaraspora sp. WMMA2065:
- a CDS encoding rhodanese-like domain-containing protein, with amino-acid sequence MHGSPIPTVDVPDVSADAYLLDVREPEEWSAGHAPGAHHLPMMEIPHRLADIPKEGDVVVVCRSGGRSGQVVAYLNQHGWDNVRNLAGGMQDWAAHSRAMVSESGEPPRVL; translated from the coding sequence ATGCATGGATCACCGATCCCCACCGTCGACGTCCCCGACGTCTCCGCCGACGCGTACCTGCTCGACGTGCGCGAGCCCGAGGAATGGTCCGCCGGGCACGCGCCGGGCGCCCACCACCTGCCGATGATGGAGATCCCGCACCGGTTGGCCGACATCCCGAAGGAGGGCGACGTGGTGGTGGTGTGCCGGTCCGGCGGCCGGTCCGGGCAGGTCGTCGCCTACCTCAACCAGCACGGCTGGGACAACGTCCGTAACCTCGCCGGCGGAATGCAGGACTGGGCGGCGCACTCCCGGGCGATGGTGAGCGAGTCCGGCGAACCGCCCCGGGTGCTCTGA
- a CDS encoding cation acetate symporter: MTNPYVIPALVVVTLVTVAIGFYGLKLARTTSDFLVASRTVSPSWNAAAISGEYLSAASFLGIAGLILKYGVDVLWYPVGFAAGYLALLLFVAAPLRRSGAFTLPDFCEIRLSSRRLRRLATVFVIFIGWFYLLPQLQGAGLTLATVTGAPYPLGALLVGGVVTANVALGGMRAVTFVQAFQYWLKLTALAVPAVFLAMQWQSDGRPPVSPPDGLTFTQATTVVVERSATLNYADGRTEQVIPGTELTFAAGDRVPEVSGAEADRGAAWLLPNDPDRGDQGLFATYSLILATFLGTMGLPHVLVRFYTNPDGAAARRTTLVVLALVGLFYLFPTLYGVLGRVYTPQLLMTGRSDAVVVLLPEAALGGGLLGQLLAALVAAGAFAAFLSTSSGLLTSVAGAVSTDVLRRNSVRGFRLATLVAGAVPMVLALNVSGLDVSQVVGLAFAVAASSFCPLLVLGIWWRGLTAAGAAAGIVAGGGTAVGAVLWTVLGPPLTGWPAVLVAQPAAWTVPLAFAVMMLVSVVTRRRLPGQVNALMLRLHAPESLRP; encoded by the coding sequence ATGACCAACCCGTACGTGATCCCTGCGCTGGTCGTGGTCACCCTGGTGACCGTCGCGATCGGCTTCTACGGGCTGAAGCTGGCCCGGACCACGTCCGACTTCCTGGTCGCCTCGCGTACCGTCAGCCCGTCCTGGAACGCGGCGGCGATCAGCGGCGAGTACCTGTCTGCAGCATCGTTCCTCGGCATCGCCGGCCTGATCCTCAAGTACGGCGTCGACGTGCTCTGGTACCCGGTCGGCTTCGCCGCCGGCTACCTGGCCCTGCTGCTGTTCGTCGCGGCCCCGCTGCGCCGGTCCGGGGCGTTCACCCTGCCGGACTTCTGCGAGATCCGGCTCAGCTCCCGGCGGCTGCGCCGGCTCGCCACCGTCTTCGTGATCTTCATCGGCTGGTTCTACCTACTGCCCCAGCTGCAGGGCGCCGGGCTGACCCTGGCTACGGTCACCGGCGCGCCGTATCCGCTGGGAGCGCTGCTGGTCGGCGGGGTGGTCACCGCCAACGTGGCGCTCGGCGGTATGCGGGCGGTCACCTTCGTGCAGGCGTTCCAGTACTGGCTCAAGTTGACCGCGCTCGCCGTACCGGCGGTCTTCCTGGCCATGCAGTGGCAGTCCGACGGGCGGCCGCCGGTCAGCCCACCGGACGGGCTGACCTTCACCCAGGCGACCACCGTGGTGGTCGAGCGGTCCGCGACGCTCAACTACGCCGACGGCCGGACCGAGCAGGTGATCCCGGGCACCGAGTTGACCTTCGCCGCCGGGGACCGGGTCCCCGAGGTGTCCGGGGCCGAAGCCGACCGGGGAGCCGCCTGGCTGCTGCCCAATGACCCGGACCGGGGCGACCAGGGACTGTTCGCCACCTACTCGCTGATCCTGGCTACCTTCCTCGGCACGATGGGGCTGCCGCACGTACTCGTGCGGTTCTACACCAACCCCGACGGTGCCGCCGCCCGCCGCACCACGCTGGTGGTGCTCGCCCTGGTCGGCCTGTTCTACCTCTTCCCCACCCTGTACGGGGTGCTCGGCCGGGTGTACACACCGCAGCTGCTGATGACCGGACGCTCGGATGCGGTCGTGGTGCTGCTGCCGGAGGCGGCGCTCGGCGGCGGCCTGCTCGGTCAACTGCTCGCCGCGCTGGTAGCCGCCGGGGCGTTCGCCGCCTTCCTGTCCACCTCGTCCGGGTTGCTGACCAGCGTCGCCGGGGCGGTCTCGACCGACGTGCTGCGGCGCAACTCGGTACGCGGGTTCCGGCTGGCGACCCTGGTCGCCGGGGCGGTGCCGATGGTCCTCGCGTTGAACGTCTCGGGCCTGGACGTCTCCCAGGTCGTCGGGCTGGCGTTCGCGGTGGCCGCGTCGAGCTTCTGCCCGCTGCTGGTGCTGGGCATCTGGTGGCGTGGCCTGACCGCCGCCGGTGCCGCCGCCGGCATCGTCGCCGGTGGCGGTACCGCCGTCGGCGCGGTGCTGTGGACCGTGCTGGGTCCGCCACTGACCGGCTGGCCGGCGGTCCTGGTCGCGCAGCCGGCGGCCTGGACGGTGCCGCTGGCGTTCGCGGTGATGATGCTGGTGTCGGTGGTCACCCGGCGGCGGTTGCCAGGTCAGGTGAACGCCCTCATGCTGCGACTGCACGCGCCGGAGAGTCTGCGCCCGTGA
- a CDS encoding LCP family protein, with protein sequence MPVQTRRRSTSTESGNPLAARGSAGRRSSGRSGPGSGRSGSGRRPRRKDPIWARTMVVLGALLMMLSGTTIVGSKWLIAQATSGIEQSNLLGVAGKTDAEGGDSLEGPIDMLLLGIDHRGSWAESDTRADTIIILHIPATHDQAYLISVPRDTEVEIPPFDKSGWPGGVGKATEAFFHGAQNGAGHAGGAQLMAETIKNLTGVSFDGAAIINFSGFKSVIDSLGSVRLCVDEDTPSIHMTLVDGQPMWNSDAAKVSGEKQQVVHKKGCREMQGWEALDFSRQRYGLDNGDYDRQKNQQKLIKAMAKKAMASGVMTNPLKLNELIDAAGKAFVLDTGKVALPDFVFTLRGVAANDLVMLRTNGGSFNGNSAGRENIDPLSQDMFQAVKNDNLAEFILANPTVLAGQE encoded by the coding sequence ATGCCGGTCCAGACCCGTCGACGTTCGACGTCGACCGAGTCGGGGAACCCGCTCGCCGCCCGTGGCTCGGCCGGGCGTCGGTCGAGCGGCCGGTCGGGTCCGGGCTCCGGCCGCAGCGGCTCTGGCCGGCGGCCCCGCCGCAAGGACCCGATCTGGGCCCGCACCATGGTCGTGCTGGGCGCACTGCTGATGATGCTCAGCGGCACCACGATCGTCGGCAGCAAGTGGCTGATCGCCCAGGCGACCAGTGGGATCGAGCAGTCGAACCTGCTCGGCGTCGCCGGCAAGACCGACGCCGAGGGCGGTGACAGCCTCGAGGGCCCGATCGACATGTTGCTGCTCGGCATCGACCACCGGGGCAGCTGGGCAGAGTCGGACACCCGGGCCGACACGATCATCATCCTGCACATTCCCGCCACCCACGACCAGGCGTACCTGATCTCCGTCCCCCGGGACACCGAGGTCGAGATCCCGCCGTTCGACAAGAGCGGGTGGCCGGGTGGGGTCGGCAAGGCGACCGAGGCGTTCTTCCACGGCGCGCAGAACGGCGCCGGGCACGCCGGTGGCGCCCAGCTGATGGCGGAGACGATCAAGAACCTCACCGGGGTCAGTTTCGACGGCGCCGCGATCATCAACTTCAGCGGCTTCAAGTCGGTCATCGACAGCCTCGGCAGCGTCCGGCTCTGCGTCGACGAGGACACCCCGTCGATCCACATGACCCTGGTCGACGGCCAGCCGATGTGGAACTCCGACGCTGCCAAGGTCAGCGGGGAGAAGCAGCAGGTCGTGCACAAGAAGGGCTGCCGCGAGATGCAGGGCTGGGAGGCGCTGGACTTCTCCCGGCAGCGGTACGGGCTGGACAACGGCGACTACGACCGGCAGAAGAACCAGCAGAAGCTGATCAAGGCCATGGCCAAGAAGGCGATGGCCAGCGGGGTGATGACCAACCCGCTCAAGCTCAACGAGCTGATTGACGCGGCCGGCAAGGCGTTCGTGCTGGACACCGGCAAGGTGGCGCTGCCGGACTTCGTCTTCACCCTGCGTGGGGTGGCCGCCAACGACCTGGTCATGCTGCGGACCAACGGCGGCAGCTTCAACGGCAACAGCGCCGGCCGGGAGAACATCGATCCGCTCAGCCAGGACATGTTCCAGGCGGTCAAGAACGACAATCTCGCCGAGTTCATCCTCGCCAACCCGACAGTGCTGGCCGGCCAGGAATAG
- a CDS encoding PAS domain-containing sensor histidine kinase, producing the protein MPERPDYPSLIAGHTVVLDMINSGESGLPILHHLLRLAQRALGAAGTSFAEYGPRRGRIIAATGAAEWSVGRPVDLDEPTTARLLTGPRTVEFPVTALTAALADQIAGRGLHRMLIARAEIGGVLIGSLHAYYPDPDRSAGPDHHTLIAYLASCIAHLYGDQTGLPVHGDGPVVAALADGLAIVDDESCVRLWNPAAERLTGSTAQDRLHRPIPFPVPPPGQVVDHQLPDGRWLRITSGELPGFVASRVVTFRDITDQHHRDHDVDLFIAVTSHELRTPVTVIKGYAETLSDHWESLTDRDRREAARVLGQRATELARLVDRLLSAANDSGPAVGAPSAPFDLVETLRAAVENLPAGLRQRLTVELPDDLPKAAGDRASLTTVLTELATNADKYSPSGSPIEVTAIADERSVALRISDRGIGVRPEHVERAFDRFWQGESGDQRRYPGAGLGLYLVRQIVERQHGWVSLRPRDGGGTVAEVRLPRS; encoded by the coding sequence ATGCCGGAACGCCCCGACTATCCGAGTCTGATCGCTGGACACACCGTCGTCCTCGACATGATCAACAGCGGTGAGTCGGGGCTGCCGATCCTGCACCACCTGCTGCGGCTCGCGCAGCGTGCACTCGGCGCCGCCGGGACCTCGTTTGCCGAGTACGGGCCACGCAGGGGACGGATCATCGCCGCCACCGGCGCCGCCGAGTGGTCGGTCGGCCGTCCCGTCGACCTCGACGAACCCACCACCGCCCGGCTGCTCACCGGACCGCGGACCGTCGAGTTCCCGGTGACGGCGCTCACCGCTGCCCTGGCCGACCAGATCGCCGGCCGAGGACTGCACCGGATGCTGATCGCGCGCGCCGAGATCGGCGGGGTGCTGATCGGCAGCCTGCACGCCTACTACCCGGATCCGGACCGCAGCGCCGGCCCTGACCATCACACGCTGATCGCCTACCTGGCGTCCTGCATCGCCCACCTGTACGGCGACCAGACCGGGCTGCCGGTGCACGGCGACGGGCCGGTGGTCGCCGCGCTCGCCGACGGACTGGCCATCGTCGACGACGAGTCCTGCGTACGGCTGTGGAACCCGGCGGCGGAGCGGCTCACCGGCAGCACCGCACAGGACCGGCTGCACCGACCGATCCCGTTCCCGGTGCCACCCCCCGGACAGGTCGTGGACCATCAGCTGCCGGACGGCCGGTGGCTGCGGATCACCTCCGGGGAGCTACCGGGCTTCGTCGCCTCCCGGGTGGTCACCTTCCGGGACATCACCGACCAGCACCACCGCGACCACGACGTCGACCTGTTCATCGCGGTCACCAGCCACGAGCTGCGCACCCCGGTCACCGTGATCAAAGGGTACGCGGAGACCCTCAGCGACCACTGGGAGTCGTTGACCGACCGGGACCGACGGGAGGCCGCCCGGGTGCTGGGGCAGCGGGCCACCGAACTGGCCCGACTGGTCGACCGGCTGCTCTCCGCCGCCAATGACTCGGGACCGGCGGTCGGCGCGCCGTCCGCCCCGTTCGATCTGGTCGAGACGCTACGGGCCGCTGTCGAGAATCTGCCCGCCGGACTGCGTCAGCGGCTCACCGTCGAGCTGCCAGACGACCTGCCGAAAGCGGCCGGAGACCGGGCGAGCCTGACCACCGTACTCACCGAACTTGCCACCAACGCCGACAAGTACTCGCCATCGGGCAGCCCGATCGAGGTCACCGCCATCGCCGACGAACGCTCGGTGGCCTTGCGGATTAGTGATCGCGGCATCGGGGTACGTCCGGAACACGTGGAACGAGCGTTCGACCGGTTCTGGCAGGGCGAATCGGGCGACCAGCGCCGTTACCCCGGTGCCGGACTCGGCCTCTACCTGGTCCGACAGATTGTCGAGCGCCAGCACGGTTGGGTGTCCCTGCGGCCCCGTGACGGCGGGGGTACGGTCGCCGAGGTGCGGCTGCCCCGCAGCTGA
- a CDS encoding ABC transporter ATP-binding protein, giving the protein MTDAAQPGGQALVLRGLAKRFDDKVAVAGVELEVPVGSFYGLLGPNGAGKTTTLSMAVGLLRPDAGHAHVLGHDVWADPVRAKQLLGVLPDGVRLFDRLTGAELLAYHGLLRGMDPAVVDQRAGELLDVLALDDAGRTLVVDYSAGMKKKIGLACALLHGPRLLVLDEPFEAVDPVSAALIRDILQRYVVGGGTVIFSSHVMAVVERLCSHVAILADGVIKKVGTLDEVRAGRSLEEVFVDVVGGRTATGEELAWL; this is encoded by the coding sequence ATGACAGATGCTGCCCAGCCCGGCGGGCAGGCGCTTGTCCTGCGTGGCCTGGCCAAACGATTCGACGACAAGGTCGCGGTAGCCGGGGTCGAGCTGGAGGTCCCGGTCGGCTCCTTCTACGGACTGCTCGGCCCGAACGGTGCCGGCAAGACCACCACGCTGTCGATGGCGGTCGGGCTGCTACGGCCGGACGCCGGTCACGCCCACGTCCTCGGCCACGATGTCTGGGCCGACCCGGTGCGGGCGAAGCAACTGCTCGGCGTACTGCCGGACGGGGTGCGGCTGTTCGACCGGCTCACCGGTGCCGAGCTGCTCGCGTACCACGGTCTGCTGCGCGGGATGGACCCGGCGGTGGTCGACCAGCGAGCCGGCGAACTGCTCGACGTGCTGGCGCTCGACGACGCCGGACGCACCCTGGTGGTCGACTATTCGGCGGGCATGAAAAAGAAGATCGGGCTGGCCTGTGCGCTGCTGCACGGACCCCGGCTGCTGGTGCTCGACGAGCCGTTCGAGGCGGTCGACCCGGTCTCCGCCGCGCTGATCCGCGACATCCTGCAGCGGTACGTCGTCGGCGGCGGCACGGTGATCTTCTCCAGCCACGTGATGGCTGTGGTCGAGCGGCTCTGCAGCCACGTGGCGATCCTCGCCGACGGAGTCATCAAGAAGGTCGGCACGTTGGACGAGGTACGGGCCGGGCGGTCGCTGGAAGAGGTCTTCGTCGACGTCGTCGGTGGTCGCACGGCCACCGGGGAGGAACTGGCATGGCTGTGA
- a CDS encoding LCP family protein: MSASNQHGDRSVSSRHGGRTVPGRTTGPAGTAYGSSTGRAQVPVGGRGGNQYGAPPRRSRPRWGRIALVGGVALVVLALFASGGLWAYARGLDQDLGRTDPFSQITQGRPPAAVDGALNILLIGTDSRDPDAPVDQAGKWRADTIIVMHIPSSHDRAYLVSIPRDLYVPIPSDAAAACETGERAKINAAFAWGGMPLAVRTVECFTDVRINHVMAIDFAGFVEVTDALGGVDLTVEQDTTSIHKPYRQFSEGVNHMNGAEALDWIRQRKQFPDGDFARMRHQQEFLRALMDKAVSSGTLSNPVKLNAFLKATTQAVTVDQGFSLVDMALQFRKLRGENLHFLTSPHNGSETINGESVVVSDREQALSMYQAMAADRMTAWVQANVTPSPGASD; this comes from the coding sequence ATGTCAGCCAGCAACCAACACGGTGACCGGTCAGTCAGCAGCCGCCACGGTGGCCGGACGGTCCCCGGCCGGACGACCGGTCCGGCCGGCACCGCCTACGGGTCCTCGACCGGCCGGGCGCAGGTGCCGGTCGGCGGTCGTGGCGGCAACCAGTACGGTGCCCCGCCGCGCCGGTCGCGGCCCCGTTGGGGGCGCATCGCCCTGGTCGGCGGGGTGGCGTTGGTGGTGCTGGCCCTGTTCGCCAGCGGCGGGCTCTGGGCGTACGCCCGTGGGCTGGACCAGGACCTGGGGCGGACCGATCCGTTCTCGCAGATCACGCAGGGGCGGCCGCCGGCTGCGGTGGACGGCGCGCTGAACATCCTGCTGATCGGCACCGACTCACGGGATCCGGACGCCCCGGTCGACCAGGCCGGCAAGTGGCGGGCGGACACGATCATCGTGATGCACATTCCGTCGTCACACGACCGCGCCTATCTGGTGTCGATCCCGCGTGACCTGTACGTGCCGATTCCGTCGGACGCCGCTGCGGCCTGCGAGACCGGCGAGCGGGCCAAGATCAACGCCGCGTTCGCCTGGGGCGGCATGCCGCTGGCGGTACGGACCGTGGAGTGCTTCACCGACGTGCGGATCAATCATGTGATGGCGATCGACTTCGCCGGTTTCGTCGAGGTCACCGACGCGCTCGGCGGGGTCGACCTGACCGTCGAGCAGGACACGACGTCGATCCACAAGCCGTACCGTCAGTTCAGCGAGGGCGTCAATCACATGAACGGTGCCGAGGCGCTGGACTGGATTCGCCAACGCAAACAGTTTCCGGACGGTGACTTTGCGCGTATGCGTCACCAGCAGGAGTTCCTGCGCGCACTGATGGACAAGGCTGTGAGTTCGGGCACACTGTCGAACCCGGTCAAACTGAATGCGTTTCTCAAGGCGACGACCCAGGCGGTAACGGTCGACCAGGGCTTCTCCCTGGTCGACATGGCACTGCAGTTCCGCAAGCTACGGGGGGAGAACCTGCACTTCCTGACCAGCCCGCACAACGGCAGCGAGACGATCAACGGCGAATCGGTGGTCGTCTCCGACCGGGAGCAGGCATTGTCGATGTACCAGGCGATGGCGGCCGATCGGATGACCGCCTGGGTGCAGGCCAATGTCACGCCAAGCCCGGGTGCAAGCGACTGA
- a CDS encoding ABC transporter permease produces MAVTGPPADTPTPGSPAVGRRPVRARHFVRLKLRVMGNNLRGQGWRIALFIGGIIAGLWFAGNGFLILAAPGFVDSEQGMLLAAGFGGTLLVLGWLLLPLVFFGVDETLDPARFALLPLRRRTMVTGLLVTGLIGVPSIATGLATLGLVLSAALLGGPLAGAVQLVGAAAGLLLCVLGSRAITSAFAGMLRSRRVRDLAAVLLAVLAALLGPLQLLVIGGLGNADWDQLAEVAGILGWTPLAAPYTMGFDVVDGRLWAVPIKLAVTAATLAGLYRWWSRSLESAMVGTASGGPARAVAAASGTPVSQLFPRLLARTPRDRYGALVAREVRYWWRDMRRRANLITVAVVGVFIPALINVGGFSAFTYDPDGSVGAGPAASATSVSISMLFVGALAAVTLANQFGFDGSAYAANVIAGVPGRLELRARVVGFSVYIVPLLVVISAGLGLFLREPGWIPVAAGTLFAAYGAGLAVNLIVSVVGAYSLPETSNPFALNSGAGVAKSMLALVAMVASAAAAVPIVLATALLGEVWYWFALPVGVGYGLGAVALGLYIAGDLLERRMPELLATVTPRR; encoded by the coding sequence ATGGCTGTGACCGGGCCGCCCGCCGACACACCGACTCCCGGCTCACCCGCCGTCGGTCGGCGGCCGGTGCGGGCCCGGCACTTCGTCCGCCTCAAGCTGCGGGTGATGGGCAACAACCTGCGAGGTCAGGGCTGGCGGATCGCGTTGTTCATCGGCGGGATCATCGCCGGGCTGTGGTTCGCCGGCAACGGCTTCCTGATCCTCGCCGCGCCGGGGTTCGTCGACAGCGAACAGGGCATGTTGCTGGCCGCCGGGTTCGGCGGCACCCTGCTGGTGCTCGGCTGGCTGCTGCTGCCGCTGGTCTTCTTCGGGGTGGACGAGACGCTCGACCCGGCCCGGTTCGCGTTGCTTCCGCTGCGTCGGCGGACCATGGTCACCGGGCTGCTGGTCACCGGACTGATCGGCGTGCCGTCGATCGCCACCGGGCTGGCCACCCTGGGGCTGGTGCTCAGCGCGGCGCTGCTCGGCGGCCCGTTGGCCGGCGCCGTCCAATTGGTCGGGGCCGCCGCCGGTCTGCTGCTCTGCGTCCTGGGCAGCCGGGCGATAACCAGCGCGTTCGCCGGCATGCTGCGGTCGCGCCGGGTGCGTGACCTGGCTGCGGTGCTGCTCGCCGTGCTGGCCGCGTTGCTCGGTCCGCTGCAACTGCTGGTCATCGGTGGACTGGGCAACGCCGACTGGGACCAGTTGGCTGAGGTGGCGGGAATTCTCGGCTGGACTCCGCTGGCCGCCCCGTACACGATGGGGTTCGACGTGGTCGACGGACGGCTCTGGGCGGTGCCGATCAAGCTGGCGGTCACCGCCGCCACCCTGGCCGGCCTGTACCGGTGGTGGTCGAGGTCGCTGGAGTCTGCGATGGTCGGCACCGCGAGCGGCGGCCCGGCCAGGGCGGTGGCCGCTGCGTCCGGTACCCCGGTGAGTCAGCTGTTCCCCCGGCTGCTCGCCCGGACCCCCCGCGACCGGTACGGCGCACTGGTCGCCCGGGAGGTGCGCTACTGGTGGCGGGACATGCGGCGACGGGCCAACCTGATCACCGTCGCCGTGGTCGGGGTGTTCATCCCGGCGTTGATCAACGTCGGCGGTTTCAGCGCCTTCACCTACGACCCGGACGGTTCAGTGGGCGCCGGACCGGCCGCGTCGGCGACCAGCGTCAGCATCTCGATGCTCTTCGTCGGTGCGCTCGCCGCCGTGACCCTGGCCAACCAGTTCGGATTCGACGGCAGCGCGTACGCGGCGAACGTGATCGCCGGCGTGCCGGGGCGGCTGGAGCTGCGTGCCCGGGTGGTCGGGTTCTCCGTGTACATCGTGCCGCTGCTGGTGGTGATCTCGGCCGGTCTCGGGTTGTTCCTGCGCGAACCCGGCTGGATCCCGGTCGCCGCCGGGACGCTGTTCGCCGCGTACGGTGCCGGGTTGGCGGTCAATCTGATCGTCTCGGTGGTCGGTGCGTACTCGCTGCCGGAGACGTCGAACCCGTTCGCGTTGAACAGCGGTGCCGGCGTGGCGAAGAGCATGCTGGCGCTGGTGGCGATGGTCGCGTCGGCGGCGGCCGCAGTGCCGATCGTGCTGGCCACCGCGCTGCTCGGCGAGGTCTGGTACTGGTTTGCCCTGCCGGTCGGCGTCGGATACGGCCTGGGTGCGGTGGCCCTTGGTCTGTACATCGCCGGTGACCTGCTGGAACGACGGATGCCGGAGCTACTCGCCACGGTGACGCCGCGCCGGTGA
- a CDS encoding GDP-mannose 4,6-dehydratase, with product MLPVPRFGDGHRVLVTGGAGFVGSHLVDRLVGRGCAVVAVDNFVTGSKENVAHLTDEPRFTLVEADISDGLPDHHPAVRQRFDAIMHLASPASPTDFATLPIEILRVGSLATLHLLDRAVADQARFIMASTSEAYGDPLVHPQPETYWGNVNPIGVRSVYDEAKRFAESSTMAYHRYRGLDAGIVRIFNTYGPRMRPDDGRAIPTFISQALRGEPITVHGTGTQTRSICYVADLVTGIVALLDSTETGPINCGTEHELTMRELAEQIVQLVGSSSTINLVARSSDDPEMRRPDLTLARTRLGYQPTVDPQDGLRRTIAYFRQRLG from the coding sequence ATGCTGCCTGTTCCCCGATTCGGCGACGGCCACCGAGTGCTGGTCACCGGAGGTGCCGGTTTCGTCGGAAGCCACCTCGTCGACCGGTTGGTCGGGCGTGGTTGTGCGGTGGTGGCGGTGGACAACTTCGTCACCGGATCCAAGGAGAACGTCGCCCACCTCACCGACGAACCCCGGTTCACCCTCGTCGAGGCGGACATTTCGGATGGGTTGCCGGATCATCACCCAGCGGTCCGTCAGCGGTTCGACGCGATCATGCACCTTGCCTCGCCGGCCAGCCCGACGGACTTCGCGACCCTGCCGATCGAGATCCTCCGGGTCGGCTCTCTCGCCACGTTGCATCTGCTGGACCGGGCGGTCGCCGACCAGGCCCGGTTCATCATGGCGTCGACCTCCGAGGCGTACGGTGACCCGTTGGTGCACCCGCAACCGGAGACCTACTGGGGCAACGTCAACCCGATCGGGGTGCGCAGCGTCTACGACGAGGCCAAGCGGTTCGCCGAATCGTCGACGATGGCGTACCACCGGTACCGCGGCCTGGACGCCGGCATCGTGCGAATCTTCAACACGTACGGGCCCCGGATGCGGCCGGACGACGGCCGGGCCATCCCCACCTTCATCAGCCAGGCGTTGCGCGGCGAGCCGATCACCGTGCACGGTACCGGCACGCAGACCAGGTCGATCTGCTACGTGGCGGACCTGGTGACCGGGATCGTCGCGCTGCTCGACTCCACCGAGACCGGTCCGATCAACTGCGGCACCGAGCATGAGCTGACCATGCGGGAGCTGGCCGAGCAGATCGTCCAGCTGGTGGGCAGCTCGTCGACGATCAACCTGGTCGCCCGCTCCTCGGACGACCCGGAGATGCGCCGTCCTGACCTGACCCTGGCCCGTACCAGGCTCGGCTACCAGCCGACGGTGGACCCGCAGGACGGGCTGCGCCGCACCATCGCCTACTTCCGCCAGCGACTCGGCTGA